From the genome of Globicephala melas chromosome 11, mGloMel1.2, whole genome shotgun sequence, one region includes:
- the CX3CR1 gene encoding CX3C chemokine receptor 1, which yields MPTISPESSLEDFEYDELAEACDMGDIVALGTVFLAILYSLIFAFGLVGNLLVVFALTNSQKPKSITDVYLLNLAFSDLLFVATLPFWTHYLINEQGLHNAVCKLTTAFFFIGFFGGIFFITIISIDRYLAIVLAANSMNNRTVQHGVTISLGVWAAAILVAAPQFMFTKQKENECLGDYPEVLQEIWPVLRNVEMNFLGFLLPLLIMSYCYFRIMRTLFSCKNQKKAKAIRLIFLVVIMFFLFWTPYNVMIFLETLNLYDFFPNCDMKRDLRLALSVTETVAFTHCCLNPLIYAFAGEKFRRYLYHLYRKCLAVLCGHPVHVSFSLSPSESQRSRRESILSSNFTHYTSDGNTSILL from the coding sequence ATGCCCACCATCTCCCCTGAATCAAGTTTAGAAGACTTTGAGTATGATGAGCTTGCAGAAGCCTGTGATATGGGGGACATCGTGGCCTTGGGAACTGTCTTCCTGGCCATACTCTACTCCCTTATCTTTGCCTTTGGCCTGGTGGGAAATTTGCTGGTGGTGTTTGCCCTCACCAACAGCCAGAAGCCCAAAAGCATCACTGACGTTTACCTCCTGAACCTGGCCTTTTCTGATCTGCTCTTTGTAGCCACCTTGCCCTTCTGGACTCACTATCTTATAAACGAGCAAGGCCTTCATAACGCCGTGTGCAAACTCACCACCGCCTTCTTCTTCATCGGGTTTTTTGGAGGCATAttcttcatcaccatcatcagcaTCGACAGGTACTTGGCCATTGTCCTGGCCGCCAACTCCATGAACAACCGGACTGTGCAGCATGGCGTCACCATCAGCCTTGGCGTCTGGGCAGCCGCCATCTTGGTGGCTGCACCCCAGTTCATGTTcaccaaacagaaagaaaacgAATGCCTTGGTGACTACCCTGAGGTCCTACAGGAAATctggcctgtgctccgcaacgtagAAATGAATTTTCTTGGCTTCCTGCTCCCCCTGCTTATTATGAGTTACTGTTACTTCAGAATCATGCGGACACTTTTTTCCtgcaaaaaccaaaagaaagctaaagCCATTAGGCTGATCTTTCTTGTGGTCATCATGTTTTTCCTCTTCTGGACACCTTACAACGTCATGATTTTCTTAGAGACACTCAATCTCTATGACTTCTTTCCCAACTGTGACATGAAGAGGGATCTGAGGTTGGCCCTCAGTGTGACCGAGACAGTTGCATTTACCCACTGTTGCCTTAATCCCCTTATCTATGCATTTGCTGGAGAGAAGTTCAGAAGATACCTTTACCACCTGTACAGGAAATGCCTGGCTGTCCTGTGTGGCCACCCCGTCCACGTCAGTTTCTCCCTGTCCCCGTCTGAATCACAAAGGAGCAGGCGAGAAAGTATTCTGAGCAGCAATTTCACTCATTACACCAGTGATGGAAATACATCCATCCTCCTCTGA